The proteins below are encoded in one region of Oncorhynchus kisutch isolate 150728-3 linkage group LG14, Okis_V2, whole genome shotgun sequence:
- the col1a2 gene encoding collagen alpha-2(I) chain isoform X3 produces MLSFVDNRILLLLAVTSLLASCQSGGLKGPRGAKGPRGDRGPQGPNGRDGKAGLPGIAGPPGPPGLGGNFAAQFDGGKGSDPGPGPMGLMGSRGPNGPPGSPGPQGFTGHAGEPGEPGQTGSIGARGPTGSAGKPGEDGNNGRPGKPGDRGGPGTQGARGFPGTPGLPGMKGHRGYNGLDGRKGESGTAGAKGETGAHGANGTPGPAGSRGLNGERGRAGPAGPAGARGADGSTGPAGPAGPLGAAGPPGFPGAPGPKGEIGGAGSNGPSGPQGGRGEPGINGAVGPVGPVGNPGNNGINGAKGAAGLPGVAGAPGFPGPRGGPGPQGPQGSTGARGLGGDPGPSGQKGDSGAKGEPGHSGVQGAAGPAGEEGKRGSTGEAGATGPAGLRGARGGAGTRGLPGLEGRGGPIGMPGARGATGPGGIRGAPGDAGRAGESGLTGARGLPGNSGQGGPPGKEGPSGAAGLDGRTGPPGPTGPRGQPGNIGFPGPKGPGGEAGKGGDKGPTGATGLRGGPGADGNNGAPGPAGVVGNAGEKGEQGPSGAPGFQGLPGPAGPAGEAGKAGNQGMPGDQGLPGPAGVKGERGNSGPAGSAGSQGAIGARGPAGTPGPDGGKGEPGSVGIVGAAGHQGPGGMPGERGAGGTPGPKGEKGEGGHRGLEGNMGRDGARGAAGPSGPPGPSGANGEKGESGSFGPAGPAGLRGPSGERGEGGPAGPPGFAGPPGSDGQSGPRGEKGPAGGKGDVGPAGPAGPSGQSGPSGLTGFPGAAGRVGGPGPAGIAGPPGSAGPAGKDGPRGLRGDPGPGGPQGEQGVVGPAGITGDKGPSGESGPPGAPGTAGPQGVLGPSGFVGLPGSRGDKGLPGGPGAVGEPGRLGPAGASGPRGPSGNIGMPGMTGTQGEAGREGNSGNDGPPGRPGAAGFKGDRGEPGSPGALGSSGQPGPNGPAGSAGRPGNRGESGPTGNGGPVGAAGARGAPGPAGPRGEKGGAGEKGDRGMKGLRGHGGLQGMPGPNGPSGETGSAGITGPAGPRGPAGPHGPPGKDGRAGGHGAIGPVGHRGSPGHLGPAGPPGSPGLPGPAGPAGGGYDQSGGYDEYRADQPSLRAKDYEVDATIKSLNSQIENLLTPEGSKKNPARTCRDIRLSHPEWSSGFYWIDPNQGCIADAIKAYCDFSTGHTCIHPHPESIARKNWYRSSENKKHVWFGETINGGTEFAYNDETLSPQSMATQLAFMRLLANQATQNITYHCKNSVAYMDGENGNLKKAVLLQGSNDVELRAEGNSRFTFNVLEDGCTRHTGQWSKTVIEYRTNKPSRLPILDIAPLDIGEADQEFGLDIGPVCFK; encoded by the exons ATGCTCAGCTTTGTGGATAACCGGATTCTGTTGCTGCTTGCAGTAACTTCATTGCTAGCATCATGCCAAT CG GGGGGACTCAAG GGCCCAAGAGGAGCTAAGGGGCCTCGAGGTGACAGG GGTCCCCAAGGTCCTAATGGAAGAGATGGTAAAGCTGGACTCCCCGGCATTGCCGGCCCCCCTGGTCCCCCTGGACTTGGAGGA AACTTTGCTGCTCAGTTTGATGGAGGAAAGGGCAGTGACCCCGGACCTGGACCAATG GGTTTAATGGGATCTAGAGGACCCAACGGACCTCCCGGATCCCCT GGACCCCAAGGATTCACAGGACACGCTGGAGAGCCTGGAGAGCCCGGACAGACT GGCTCCATTGGTGCTCGTGGACCCACTGGATCCGCTGGCAAACCTGGTGAGGAT GGTAACAACGGCAGACCTGGCAAGCCTGGTGACAGAGGTGGCCCCGGAACTCAG ggTGCTCGTGGATTCCCCGGAACTCCAGGACTTCCTGGAATGAAGGGACACAGA GGTTACAATGGTCTGGATGGACGCAAGGGAGAGTCTGGTACCGCTGGTGCCAAG GGTGAGACAGGTGCCCATGGAGCTAACGGAACCCCCGGACCAGCT GGTTCTCGTGGTCTGAATGGTGAGAGAGGGCGTGCCGGCCCTGCTGGACCAGCTGGTGCCCGTGGTGCTGATGGAAGCACTGGACCCGCCGGCCCTGCT GGTCCTCTTGGAGCAGCTGGCCCCCCTGGTTTCCCTGGTGCCCCTGGCCCCAAG GGAGAGATTGGAGGTGCTGGATCCAATGGCCCATCCGGACCTCAGGGAGGCAGAGGAGAGCCCGGTATCAATGGAGCTGTTGGCCCCGTCGGTCCCGTT GGTAACCCTGGTAACAATGGTATCAACGGTGCCAAGGGAGCTGCT ggtCTCCCCGGTGTTGCTGGAGCCCCTGGTTTCCCTGGCCCAAGAGGAGGTCCCGGCCCCCAGGGCCCCCAAGGATCCACTGGAGCTAGAGGCCTTGGT GGTGACCCTGGACCCTCTGGACAAAAGGGAGATTCTGGTGCTAAGGGAGAGCCT GGTCACTCTGGTGTCCAGGGTGCCGCTGGTCCCGCTGGTGAGGAGGGCAAGAGAGGCTCAACTGGCGAGGCTGGTGCCACCGGGCCCGCTGGTCTGCGTGGAGCTAGA GGAGGTGCTGGAACTCGTGGTCTGCCTGGTCTGGAGGGAAGAGGTGGTCCCATT ggtATGCCCGGAGCTCGTGGAGCCACCGGCCCTGGTGGTATCCGTGGAGCCCCTGGTGATGCCGGTCGTGCTGGCGAGTCTGGTCTGACTGGAGCCAGA GGCCTCCCTGGAAACTCTGGACAGGGTGGACCCCCAGGCAAAGAAGGCCCATCT GGTGCTGCTGGTCTGGATGGCCGCACTGGTCCCCCTGGCCCAACTGGACCCAGAGGCCAGCCCGGTAACATCGGATTCCCCGGCCCCAAGGGACCTGGA GGTGAGGCTGGCAAGGGTGGTGATAAGGGACCTACTGGTGCAACTGGTCTGAGA GGCGGCCCCGGTGCTGATGGCAACAATGGAGCTCCCGGCCCAGCTGGAGTCGTT GGTAACGCTGGTGAGAAGGGAGAGCAGGGACCCTCTGGTGCACCAGGTTTCCAGGGTCTACCCGGCCCTGCTGGACCTGCCGGTGAGGCAGGCAAAGCTGGCAACCAA GGTATGCCCGGAGACCAGGGACTCCCAGGACCCGCTGGTGTCAAG GGAGAGCGTGGAAACTCTGGTCCTGCTGGTTCTGCCGGATCTCAGGGAGCCATCGGTGCTCGTGGACCTGCTGGAACTCCTGGCCCCGATGGTGGCAAG GGAGAGCCTGGTTCTGTCGGCATTGTTGGTGCCGCCGGACACCAAGGACCCGGTGGTATGCCCGGTGAGCGCGGTGCTGGTGGTACTCCCGGACCCAAGGGTGAGAAG GGTGAGGGCGGACACAGAGGACTTGAGGGTAACATGGGAAGAGACGGCGCCCGT GGTGCCGCCGGACCAAGTGGACCCCCTGGACCTTCCGGTGCTAATGGTGAAAAG GGTGAGTCTGGCTCCTTCGGCCCTGCCGGACCTGCTGGTCTTCGTGGACCCAGT GGAGAGCGTGGAGAGGGTGGACCTGCTGGGCCTCCCGGCTTCGCCGGACCCCCT GGTTCTGATGGTCAGTCTGGCCCTAGAGGAGAGAAGGGACCCGCTGGTGGAAAGGGAGATGTCGGCCCCGCCGGCCCTGCTGGACCTTCTGGCCAATCTGGACCTTCT GGTCTGACCGGTTTCCCTGGTGCTGCCGGTAGAGTTGGAGGCCCCGGTCCCGCT GGTATTGCTGGGCCCCCTGGCTCCGCTGGTCCCGCTGGCAAGGATGGCCCTCGTGGTCTCCGTGGTGATCCTGGCCCCGGTGGACCTCAGGGAGAGCAGGGAGTTGTTGGACCCGCTGGTATCACTGGAGACAAGGGACCCAGTGGAGAGAGCGGTCCTCCC GGTGCTCCTGGTACCGCTGGACCCCAAGGTGTGCTCGGACCCTCTGGCTTCGTTGGTCTGCCTGGTTCCCGTGGTGACAAGGGTCTTCCTGGCGGTCCTGGTGCTGTG GGTGAGCCTGGTAGACTTGGACCCGCTGGTGCCTCTGGACCCCGTGGTCCCTCTGGTAACATTGGCATGCCCGGTATGACTGGTACTCAGGGAGAAGCTGGACGTGAG GGTAACTCTGGCAAcgatggacctcccggtcgtccCGGAGCTGCTGGCTTCAAG GGTGACCGTGGTGAGCCTGGTTCTCCTGGAGCCCTTGGAAGCTCTGGTCAACCTGGACCCAACGGACCCGCTGGCTCCGCTGGCAGACCTGGAAACCGTGGAGAGTCT GGCCCCACTGGAAATGGTGGTCCCGTCGGTGCTGCTGGTGCCCGTGGTGCCCCC GGCCCCGCTGGTCCCCGTGGAGAGAAGGGTGGCGctggagagaagggagacagaggcATGAAGGGTCTGCGTGGACATGGTGGTCTCCAGGGAATGCCCGGACCTAAT GGACCATCTGGTGAGACTGGCTCTGCTGGTATCACTGGACCTGCTGGACCCAGA ggcCCCGCCGGACCCCATGGTCCCCCTGGTAAGGATGGTAGAGCTGGAGGTCATGGTGCTATCGGACCTGTTGGACACCGTGGTTCCCCTGGACATCTTGGACCTGCT GGTCCCCCCGGCTCTCCTGGTCTTCCCGGACCCGCAGGTCCCGCTGGTGGTGGATACGACCAGTCTGGTGGATACGATGAGTACAGAGCCGACCAGCCCTCTCTCAGGGCCAAGGACTACGAGGTGGACGCCACCATCAAGTCCCTGAACTCCCAGATCGAGAACCTGCTCACCCCCGAGGGCTCCAAGAAGAACCCCGCCCGTACCTGCAGAGACATCCGCCTCAGCCACCCCGAATGGAGCAGCG GTTTCTACTGGATCGACCCCAACCAGGGCTGCATCGCTGACGCCATCAAGGCCTACTGCGACTTCTCCACCGGACACACCTGCATCCACCCTCACCCCGAGAGCATCGCCCGCAAGAACTGGTACAGGAGCTCTGAGAACAAGAAGCACGTCTGGTTCGGCGAGACCATTAACGGTGGTACTGAG TTTGCTTACAACGACGAGACCCTGAGCCCTCAGAGCATGGCCACACAACTGGCCTTCATGCGTCTCCTGGCCAACCAGGCTACCCAGAACATCACATACCACTGCAAGAACAGCGTGGCGTACATGGACGGAGAGAACGGCAACCTGAAGAAGGCTGTGCTCCTGCAGGGTTCCAACGACGTGGAGCTGAGGGCCGAGGGCAACAGCCGCTTCACTTTCAACGTTCTGGAGGATGGCTGCACT AGACACACTGGCCAATGGAGCAAGACAGTCATTGAATACAGAACAAATAAACCATCTCGCCTGCCCATCCTCGACATTGCACCTTTGGACATTGGTGAAGCTGATCAAGAGTTTGGTTTGGACATTGGCCCAGTCTGTTTCAAATAA
- the col1a2 gene encoding collagen alpha-2(I) chain isoform X1 codes for MLSFVDNRILLLLAVTSLLASCQSGGLKGPRGAKGPRGDRGPQGPNGRDGKAGLPGIAGPPGPPGLGGNFAAQFDGGKGSDPGPGPMGLMGSRGPNGPPGSPGPQGFTGHAGEPGEPGQTGSIGARGPTGSAGKPGEDGNNGRPGKPGDRGGPGTQGARGFPGTPGLPGMKGHRGYNGLDGRKGESGTAGAKGETGAHGANGTPGPAGSRGLNGERGRAGPAGPAGARGADGSTGPAGPAGPLGAAGPPGFPGAPGPKGEIGGAGSNGPSGPQGGRGEPGINGAVGPVGPVGNPGNNGINGAKGAAGLPGVAGAPGFPGPRGGPGPQGPQGSTGARGLGGDPGPSGQKGDSGAKGEPGHSGVQGAAGPAGEEGKRGSTGEAGATGPAGLRGARGGAGTRGLPGLEGRGGPIGMPGARGATGPGGIRGAPGDAGRAGESGLTGARGLPGNSGQGGPPGKEGPSGAAGLDGRTGPPGPTGPRGQPGNIGFPGPKGPGGEAGKGGDKGPTGATGLRGGPGADGNNGAPGPAGVVGNAGEKGEQGPSGAPGFQGLPGPAGPAGEAGKAGNQGMPGDQGLPGPAGVKGERGNSGPAGSAGSQGAIGARGPAGTPGPDGGKGEPGSVGIVGAAGHQGPGGMPGERGAGGTPGPKGEKGEGGHRGLEGNMGRDGARGAAGPSGPPGPSGANGEKGESGSFGPAGPAGLRGPSGERGEGGPAGPPGFAGPPGSDGQSGPRGEKGPAGGKGDVGPAGPAGPSGQSGPSGASGPAGPPGGRGDAGPSGLTGFPGAAGRVGGPGPAGIAGPPGSAGPAGKDGPRGLRGDPGPGGPQGEQGVVGPAGITGDKGPSGESGPPGAPGTAGPQGVLGPSGFVGLPGSRGDKGLPGGPGAVGEPGRLGPAGASGPRGPSGNIGMPGMTGTQGEAGREGNSGNDGPPGRPGAAGFKGDRGEPGSPGALGSSGQPGPNGPAGSAGRPGNRGESGPTGNGGPVGAAGARGAPGPAGPRGEKGGAGEKGDRGMKGLRGHGGLQGMPGPNGPSGETGSAGITGPAGPRGPAGPHGPPGKDGRAGGHGAIGPVGHRGSPGHLGPAGPPGSPGLPGPAGPAGGGYDQSGGYDEYRADQPSLRAKDYEVDATIKSLNSQIENLLTPEGSKKNPARTCRDIRLSHPEWSSGFYWIDPNQGCIADAIKAYCDFSTGHTCIHPHPESIARKNWYRSSENKKHVWFGETINGGTEFAYNDETLSPQSMATQLAFMRLLANQATQNITYHCKNSVAYMDGENGNLKKAVLLQGSNDVELRAEGNSRFTFNVLEDGCTRHTGQWSKTVIEYRTNKPSRLPILDIAPLDIGEADQEFGLDIGPVCFK; via the exons ATGCTCAGCTTTGTGGATAACCGGATTCTGTTGCTGCTTGCAGTAACTTCATTGCTAGCATCATGCCAAT CG GGGGGACTCAAG GGCCCAAGAGGAGCTAAGGGGCCTCGAGGTGACAGG GGTCCCCAAGGTCCTAATGGAAGAGATGGTAAAGCTGGACTCCCCGGCATTGCCGGCCCCCCTGGTCCCCCTGGACTTGGAGGA AACTTTGCTGCTCAGTTTGATGGAGGAAAGGGCAGTGACCCCGGACCTGGACCAATG GGTTTAATGGGATCTAGAGGACCCAACGGACCTCCCGGATCCCCT GGACCCCAAGGATTCACAGGACACGCTGGAGAGCCTGGAGAGCCCGGACAGACT GGCTCCATTGGTGCTCGTGGACCCACTGGATCCGCTGGCAAACCTGGTGAGGAT GGTAACAACGGCAGACCTGGCAAGCCTGGTGACAGAGGTGGCCCCGGAACTCAG ggTGCTCGTGGATTCCCCGGAACTCCAGGACTTCCTGGAATGAAGGGACACAGA GGTTACAATGGTCTGGATGGACGCAAGGGAGAGTCTGGTACCGCTGGTGCCAAG GGTGAGACAGGTGCCCATGGAGCTAACGGAACCCCCGGACCAGCT GGTTCTCGTGGTCTGAATGGTGAGAGAGGGCGTGCCGGCCCTGCTGGACCAGCTGGTGCCCGTGGTGCTGATGGAAGCACTGGACCCGCCGGCCCTGCT GGTCCTCTTGGAGCAGCTGGCCCCCCTGGTTTCCCTGGTGCCCCTGGCCCCAAG GGAGAGATTGGAGGTGCTGGATCCAATGGCCCATCCGGACCTCAGGGAGGCAGAGGAGAGCCCGGTATCAATGGAGCTGTTGGCCCCGTCGGTCCCGTT GGTAACCCTGGTAACAATGGTATCAACGGTGCCAAGGGAGCTGCT ggtCTCCCCGGTGTTGCTGGAGCCCCTGGTTTCCCTGGCCCAAGAGGAGGTCCCGGCCCCCAGGGCCCCCAAGGATCCACTGGAGCTAGAGGCCTTGGT GGTGACCCTGGACCCTCTGGACAAAAGGGAGATTCTGGTGCTAAGGGAGAGCCT GGTCACTCTGGTGTCCAGGGTGCCGCTGGTCCCGCTGGTGAGGAGGGCAAGAGAGGCTCAACTGGCGAGGCTGGTGCCACCGGGCCCGCTGGTCTGCGTGGAGCTAGA GGAGGTGCTGGAACTCGTGGTCTGCCTGGTCTGGAGGGAAGAGGTGGTCCCATT ggtATGCCCGGAGCTCGTGGAGCCACCGGCCCTGGTGGTATCCGTGGAGCCCCTGGTGATGCCGGTCGTGCTGGCGAGTCTGGTCTGACTGGAGCCAGA GGCCTCCCTGGAAACTCTGGACAGGGTGGACCCCCAGGCAAAGAAGGCCCATCT GGTGCTGCTGGTCTGGATGGCCGCACTGGTCCCCCTGGCCCAACTGGACCCAGAGGCCAGCCCGGTAACATCGGATTCCCCGGCCCCAAGGGACCTGGA GGTGAGGCTGGCAAGGGTGGTGATAAGGGACCTACTGGTGCAACTGGTCTGAGA GGCGGCCCCGGTGCTGATGGCAACAATGGAGCTCCCGGCCCAGCTGGAGTCGTT GGTAACGCTGGTGAGAAGGGAGAGCAGGGACCCTCTGGTGCACCAGGTTTCCAGGGTCTACCCGGCCCTGCTGGACCTGCCGGTGAGGCAGGCAAAGCTGGCAACCAA GGTATGCCCGGAGACCAGGGACTCCCAGGACCCGCTGGTGTCAAG GGAGAGCGTGGAAACTCTGGTCCTGCTGGTTCTGCCGGATCTCAGGGAGCCATCGGTGCTCGTGGACCTGCTGGAACTCCTGGCCCCGATGGTGGCAAG GGAGAGCCTGGTTCTGTCGGCATTGTTGGTGCCGCCGGACACCAAGGACCCGGTGGTATGCCCGGTGAGCGCGGTGCTGGTGGTACTCCCGGACCCAAGGGTGAGAAG GGTGAGGGCGGACACAGAGGACTTGAGGGTAACATGGGAAGAGACGGCGCCCGT GGTGCCGCCGGACCAAGTGGACCCCCTGGACCTTCCGGTGCTAATGGTGAAAAG GGTGAGTCTGGCTCCTTCGGCCCTGCCGGACCTGCTGGTCTTCGTGGACCCAGT GGAGAGCGTGGAGAGGGTGGACCTGCTGGGCCTCCCGGCTTCGCCGGACCCCCT GGTTCTGATGGTCAGTCTGGCCCTAGAGGAGAGAAGGGACCCGCTGGTGGAAAGGGAGATGTCGGCCCCGCCGGCCCTGCTGGACCTTCTGGCCAATCTGGACCTTCT GGTGCTAGCGGACCCGCTGGTCCTCCTGGTGGTCGTGGTGATGCTGGACCTTCT GGTCTGACCGGTTTCCCTGGTGCTGCCGGTAGAGTTGGAGGCCCCGGTCCCGCT GGTATTGCTGGGCCCCCTGGCTCCGCTGGTCCCGCTGGCAAGGATGGCCCTCGTGGTCTCCGTGGTGATCCTGGCCCCGGTGGACCTCAGGGAGAGCAGGGAGTTGTTGGACCCGCTGGTATCACTGGAGACAAGGGACCCAGTGGAGAGAGCGGTCCTCCC GGTGCTCCTGGTACCGCTGGACCCCAAGGTGTGCTCGGACCCTCTGGCTTCGTTGGTCTGCCTGGTTCCCGTGGTGACAAGGGTCTTCCTGGCGGTCCTGGTGCTGTG GGTGAGCCTGGTAGACTTGGACCCGCTGGTGCCTCTGGACCCCGTGGTCCCTCTGGTAACATTGGCATGCCCGGTATGACTGGTACTCAGGGAGAAGCTGGACGTGAG GGTAACTCTGGCAAcgatggacctcccggtcgtccCGGAGCTGCTGGCTTCAAG GGTGACCGTGGTGAGCCTGGTTCTCCTGGAGCCCTTGGAAGCTCTGGTCAACCTGGACCCAACGGACCCGCTGGCTCCGCTGGCAGACCTGGAAACCGTGGAGAGTCT GGCCCCACTGGAAATGGTGGTCCCGTCGGTGCTGCTGGTGCCCGTGGTGCCCCC GGCCCCGCTGGTCCCCGTGGAGAGAAGGGTGGCGctggagagaagggagacagaggcATGAAGGGTCTGCGTGGACATGGTGGTCTCCAGGGAATGCCCGGACCTAAT GGACCATCTGGTGAGACTGGCTCTGCTGGTATCACTGGACCTGCTGGACCCAGA ggcCCCGCCGGACCCCATGGTCCCCCTGGTAAGGATGGTAGAGCTGGAGGTCATGGTGCTATCGGACCTGTTGGACACCGTGGTTCCCCTGGACATCTTGGACCTGCT GGTCCCCCCGGCTCTCCTGGTCTTCCCGGACCCGCAGGTCCCGCTGGTGGTGGATACGACCAGTCTGGTGGATACGATGAGTACAGAGCCGACCAGCCCTCTCTCAGGGCCAAGGACTACGAGGTGGACGCCACCATCAAGTCCCTGAACTCCCAGATCGAGAACCTGCTCACCCCCGAGGGCTCCAAGAAGAACCCCGCCCGTACCTGCAGAGACATCCGCCTCAGCCACCCCGAATGGAGCAGCG GTTTCTACTGGATCGACCCCAACCAGGGCTGCATCGCTGACGCCATCAAGGCCTACTGCGACTTCTCCACCGGACACACCTGCATCCACCCTCACCCCGAGAGCATCGCCCGCAAGAACTGGTACAGGAGCTCTGAGAACAAGAAGCACGTCTGGTTCGGCGAGACCATTAACGGTGGTACTGAG TTTGCTTACAACGACGAGACCCTGAGCCCTCAGAGCATGGCCACACAACTGGCCTTCATGCGTCTCCTGGCCAACCAGGCTACCCAGAACATCACATACCACTGCAAGAACAGCGTGGCGTACATGGACGGAGAGAACGGCAACCTGAAGAAGGCTGTGCTCCTGCAGGGTTCCAACGACGTGGAGCTGAGGGCCGAGGGCAACAGCCGCTTCACTTTCAACGTTCTGGAGGATGGCTGCACT AGACACACTGGCCAATGGAGCAAGACAGTCATTGAATACAGAACAAATAAACCATCTCGCCTGCCCATCCTCGACATTGCACCTTTGGACATTGGTGAAGCTGATCAAGAGTTTGGTTTGGACATTGGCCCAGTCTGTTTCAAATAA